Proteins found in one Tamandua tetradactyla isolate mTamTet1 chromosome 3, mTamTet1.pri, whole genome shotgun sequence genomic segment:
- the GPR155 gene encoding lysosomal cholesterol signaling protein isoform X1, which produces MDSFSDLPTENFTIADNMTMMPSATLMHGFNATNGPPSMSITKLFPALLECFGIVLCGYIAGRANIITSTQAKGLGNFVSRFALPALLFKNMVVLNFSNVDWSFLYSILIAKASVFFIVCILTLLVASPDSRFSKAGLFPIFATQSNDFALGYPIVEALYQTTYPEYLQYIYLVAPISLMMLNPIGFIFCEIQKWKDTQNASQNKVKIVGLGLLRVLQNPIVFMVFIGIAFNFILDQKVPVYMENFLDGLANSFSGSALFYLGLTMVGKIKKLKKSAFVVLILLITAKLLLLPLLCREMVEFLDKDDSVVNHTSLSNYAFLYGVFPVAPGVAIFATQFNMEVEIITSGMVISTFVSAPIMYVSAWLLTFPTMDPKPLAYAIQNVSFDISIISLVSLIWSLAVLLLSKKYKQLPHMFTTNLLIAQSIVCAGMMIWNFVKEKNFVGQILVFVLLYSSLYSTYLWTGLLAISLFLLKKREMMQIPVGIIIISGWGIPALLVGVLLITGKHNGDSIDSAFFYGKEQMITTAVTLFCSILIAGMSLMCMNRTTQAGRYEGFDQSHNHKAGEAGNTAFEESPAPISEPELFTSSIPETSCCSCSMGNGELQCPSAEPGTNTSTSRPGTPSFEKAEHCVSRCNSQSCILAQEEEQYRQNGDPQLTRHVLLCLLLIIGLFANLSSCLWWLFNQEPGRLYVELQFFCAVFNFGQGFISFGIFGLDKHLIILPFKRRLEFLWNNKETAENRVSPVPEEIKMTCQQFIHYHRDLCIRNIVKERRCGTKTSAGTFCGCDLVNWLIEVGLASDRGEAVIYGDRLVQGGVIQHITNEYEFRDEYLFYRFLQKSPEQSPAINASIPQQERYKEIEHSSPYSLSPKS; this is translated from the exons atggatTCTTTCTCTGATTTACCTACAGAGAACTTCACCATTGCTGACAATATGACCATGATGCCATCTGCAACACTAATGCATGGATTTAATGCCACTAATGGCCCACCTTCAATGTCAATAACAAAGCTTTTTCCAGCTTTATTAGAATGCTTTGGCATAGTCCTTTGTGGCTACATAGCAGGAAGGGCCAATATCATAACGTCAACACAAGCCAAAGGACTAGGAAATTTTGTCTCCAGATTTGCACTTCCAGCTTTATTATTCAAAAACATGGTGGTACTTAATTTTTCCAATGTGGATTGGTCTTTCCTATATAGTATCTTAATTGCCAAAGCATCTGTATTTTTCATTGTATGCATATTAACCTTATTGGTTGCTAGTCCTGATAGTCGATTTAGCAAAGCTGGACTATTCCCTATTTTTGCTACACAAAGTAATGACTTTGCATTGGGATATCCTATAg ttGAAGCTTTGTATCAAACTACCTACCCAGAATATCTCCAGTATATTTATTTGGTTGcgccaatatctcttatgatgtTAAACCCTATAGGGTTTATCTTCTGTGAAATCCAGAAGTGGAAAGACACTCAAAATGCTTctcaaaacaaagtaaaaattgtGGGACTTGGACTTCTGCGGGTATTACAGAACCCGATAGTATTTATGGTTTTCATCGGTATTGCCTTCAATTTTATCCTTGATCAAAAGGTGCCAGTATATATGGAAAATTTTCTTGATGGGCTTGCGAATTCTTTTTCTGGATCTGCCCTGTTTTATCTTGGTCTTACAAtggtaggaaaaataaagaaactaaagaagTCAGCATTTGTTGTATTAATTCTTCTCATCACAGCTAAACT cttGCTGCTGCCTCTTCTGTGCAGAgaaatggtagaattcttggaCAAAGATGACAGTGTAGTGAACCATACAAGTTTATCGAATTATGCATTTTTGTACGGGGTTTTTCCTGTAGCACCAGGAGTGGCCATCTTTGCAACACAGTTCAACATGGAAGTGGagatt ATAACCTCAGGAATGGTAATAAGCACATTTGTGTCTGCACCGATCATGTATGTTTCTGCCTGGTTACTGACCTTTCCTACTATGGACCCTAAGCCATTGGCATATGCCATCCAGAATGTTAGTTTTGATATAAGTATTATCAGTCTAGTCTCCTTG ATCTGGTCTCTGGCTGTCCTTCTTTTGAGTAAGAAATATAAACAGCTTCCTCATATGTTTACAACTAATTTACTCATCGCTCAG tctatTGTCTGTGCTGGTATGATGATATGgaattttgttaaagaaaaaaattttgttggACAAATTCTGGTGTTTGTTCTATTGTACAGCTCCCTCTATAGCACATACCTGTGGACAG GccttctagcaatttctttgtttcttttgaaaaagCGAGAGATGATGCAAATTCCTGTTGGAATCATCATAATATCTGGCTGGGG AATTCCTGCCCTCCTTGTTGGTGTTCTTTTGATAACTGGAAAACACAACGGAGATAGCATTGACTCAGCCTTCTTTTATGGAAAAGAGCAG ATGATCACCACGGCGGTCACCCTCTTCTGCAGCATCCTGATAGCCGGCATGTCACTCATGTGTATGAACCGCACCACCCAAGCCGGACGCTATGAAGGTTTCGACCAGTCTCACAACCACAAGGCGGGGGAGGCAGGGAACACCGCTTTTGAAGAGAGCCCAGCGCCAATAAGTGAACCAGAACTTTTTACAAGTTCTATCCCAGAAACAA GTTGCTGTTCCTGCTCTATGGGAAATGGTGAATTACAGTGTCCATCAGCAGAGCCAGGAACAAATACAAGCACGAGCAGGCCTGGGACTCCTTCATTTGAGAAAG CTGAGCATTGTGTGAGTCGCTGTAACTCCCAGAGCTGTATATTAGCCCAGGAAGAAGAACAGTATCGACAGAACGGAGACCCACAACTGACCCGACATGTGTTGCTGTGTTTACTTCTCATTATTGGCCTGTTTGCT AACCTTTCCAGTTGTTTATGGTGGCTATTCAATCAAGAGCCTGGAAGACTATATGTTGAGTTACAGTTTTTCTGTGCTGTGTTTAACTTTGGCCAG GGGTTTATTTCCTTTGGAATCTTTGGGTTGGACAAACATTTAATCATCCTACCTTTCAAAAGAAG ACTTGAATTCCTGTGGAACAATAAAGAAACAGCAGAAAACAGAGTTTCTCCTGttcctgaggaaataaaaatgacctgTCAACAGTTTATCCATTATCACCGTGACCTATGTATCCGAAACATTGTCAAGGAAAGAAG GTGTGGTACAAAGACTTCTGCTGGGACCTTCTGTGGCTGTGACCTGGTGAACTGGCTAATTGAAGTTGGCCTTGCCTCTGACCGTGGTGAAGCTGTGATATATGGAGACAGACTGGTACAAGGGGGAGTCATCCAACATATTACCAACGAATATGAATTTCGGGATGAGTACTTGTTTTACAGATTTCTTCAGAAGAGTCCTGAACAGAGTCCTGCTATTAATGCAAGCATCCCTCAAcaggaaagatataaagaaattgAGCATTCATCTCCATACTCACTTTCCCCTAAATCCTAA
- the GPR155 gene encoding lysosomal cholesterol signaling protein isoform X2, which yields MDSFSDLPTENFTIADNMTMMPSATLMHGFNATNGPPSMSITKLFPALLECFGIVLCGYIAGRANIITSTQAKGLGNFVSRFALPALLFKNMVVLNFSNVDWSFLYSILIAKASVFFIVCILTLLVASPDSRFSKAGLFPIFATQSNDFALGYPIVEALYQTTYPEYLQYIYLVAPISLMMLNPIGFIFCEIQKWKDTQNASQNKVKIVGLGLLRVLQNPIVFMVFIGIAFNFILDQKVPVYMENFLDGLANSFSGSALFYLGLTMVGKIKKLKKSAFVVLILLITAKLLLLPLLCREMVEFLDKDDSVVNHTSLSNYAFLYGVFPVAPGVAIFATQFNMEVEIITSGMVISTFVSAPIMYVSAWLLTFPTMDPKPLAYAIQNVSFDISIISLVSLIWSLAVLLLSKKYKQLPHMFTTNLLIAQSIVCAGMMIWNFVKEKNFVGQILVFVLLYSSLYSTYLWTGLLAISLFLLKKREMMQIPVGIIIISGWGIPALLVGVLLITGKHNGDSIDSAFFYGKEQMITTAVTLFCSILIAGMSLMCMNRTTQAGRYEGFDQSHNHKAGEAGNTAFEESPAPISEPELFTSSIPETSCCSCSMGNGELQCPSAEPGTNTSTSRPGTPSFEKAEHCVSRCNSQSCILAQEEEQYRQNGDPQLTRHVLLCLLLIIGLFANLSSCLWWLFNQEPGRLYVELQFFCAVFNFGQGFISFGIFGLDKHLIILPFKRRLEFLWNNKETAENRVSPVPEEIKMTCQQFIHYHRDLCIRNIVKERSADTRFTEHIGESFL from the exons atggatTCTTTCTCTGATTTACCTACAGAGAACTTCACCATTGCTGACAATATGACCATGATGCCATCTGCAACACTAATGCATGGATTTAATGCCACTAATGGCCCACCTTCAATGTCAATAACAAAGCTTTTTCCAGCTTTATTAGAATGCTTTGGCATAGTCCTTTGTGGCTACATAGCAGGAAGGGCCAATATCATAACGTCAACACAAGCCAAAGGACTAGGAAATTTTGTCTCCAGATTTGCACTTCCAGCTTTATTATTCAAAAACATGGTGGTACTTAATTTTTCCAATGTGGATTGGTCTTTCCTATATAGTATCTTAATTGCCAAAGCATCTGTATTTTTCATTGTATGCATATTAACCTTATTGGTTGCTAGTCCTGATAGTCGATTTAGCAAAGCTGGACTATTCCCTATTTTTGCTACACAAAGTAATGACTTTGCATTGGGATATCCTATAg ttGAAGCTTTGTATCAAACTACCTACCCAGAATATCTCCAGTATATTTATTTGGTTGcgccaatatctcttatgatgtTAAACCCTATAGGGTTTATCTTCTGTGAAATCCAGAAGTGGAAAGACACTCAAAATGCTTctcaaaacaaagtaaaaattgtGGGACTTGGACTTCTGCGGGTATTACAGAACCCGATAGTATTTATGGTTTTCATCGGTATTGCCTTCAATTTTATCCTTGATCAAAAGGTGCCAGTATATATGGAAAATTTTCTTGATGGGCTTGCGAATTCTTTTTCTGGATCTGCCCTGTTTTATCTTGGTCTTACAAtggtaggaaaaataaagaaactaaagaagTCAGCATTTGTTGTATTAATTCTTCTCATCACAGCTAAACT cttGCTGCTGCCTCTTCTGTGCAGAgaaatggtagaattcttggaCAAAGATGACAGTGTAGTGAACCATACAAGTTTATCGAATTATGCATTTTTGTACGGGGTTTTTCCTGTAGCACCAGGAGTGGCCATCTTTGCAACACAGTTCAACATGGAAGTGGagatt ATAACCTCAGGAATGGTAATAAGCACATTTGTGTCTGCACCGATCATGTATGTTTCTGCCTGGTTACTGACCTTTCCTACTATGGACCCTAAGCCATTGGCATATGCCATCCAGAATGTTAGTTTTGATATAAGTATTATCAGTCTAGTCTCCTTG ATCTGGTCTCTGGCTGTCCTTCTTTTGAGTAAGAAATATAAACAGCTTCCTCATATGTTTACAACTAATTTACTCATCGCTCAG tctatTGTCTGTGCTGGTATGATGATATGgaattttgttaaagaaaaaaattttgttggACAAATTCTGGTGTTTGTTCTATTGTACAGCTCCCTCTATAGCACATACCTGTGGACAG GccttctagcaatttctttgtttcttttgaaaaagCGAGAGATGATGCAAATTCCTGTTGGAATCATCATAATATCTGGCTGGGG AATTCCTGCCCTCCTTGTTGGTGTTCTTTTGATAACTGGAAAACACAACGGAGATAGCATTGACTCAGCCTTCTTTTATGGAAAAGAGCAG ATGATCACCACGGCGGTCACCCTCTTCTGCAGCATCCTGATAGCCGGCATGTCACTCATGTGTATGAACCGCACCACCCAAGCCGGACGCTATGAAGGTTTCGACCAGTCTCACAACCACAAGGCGGGGGAGGCAGGGAACACCGCTTTTGAAGAGAGCCCAGCGCCAATAAGTGAACCAGAACTTTTTACAAGTTCTATCCCAGAAACAA GTTGCTGTTCCTGCTCTATGGGAAATGGTGAATTACAGTGTCCATCAGCAGAGCCAGGAACAAATACAAGCACGAGCAGGCCTGGGACTCCTTCATTTGAGAAAG CTGAGCATTGTGTGAGTCGCTGTAACTCCCAGAGCTGTATATTAGCCCAGGAAGAAGAACAGTATCGACAGAACGGAGACCCACAACTGACCCGACATGTGTTGCTGTGTTTACTTCTCATTATTGGCCTGTTTGCT AACCTTTCCAGTTGTTTATGGTGGCTATTCAATCAAGAGCCTGGAAGACTATATGTTGAGTTACAGTTTTTCTGTGCTGTGTTTAACTTTGGCCAG GGGTTTATTTCCTTTGGAATCTTTGGGTTGGACAAACATTTAATCATCCTACCTTTCAAAAGAAG ACTTGAATTCCTGTGGAACAATAAAGAAACAGCAGAAAACAGAGTTTCTCCTGttcctgaggaaataaaaatgacctgTCAACAGTTTATCCATTATCACCGTGACCTATGTATCCGAAACATTGTCAAGGAAAGAAG TGCTGATACCAGATTTACAGAACATATAGGTGAATCATTCCTTTGA